Genomic segment of Terriglobia bacterium:
TTTTCGCCGAGAGCCGCCACCCGGTTGGGAGAGAAGCCGAACTCGGAAATGCGGGCTGCGATCGCCGCAAGCGCCAGCGCATCGACGGCAAGCGCGCTACAGATCAGCACGAACTGCAGGCCATCGAACAAGTCCGGCGGTGCCTGGGGATCCCGCGCCGAGACTGCGTAAAGCACCAGTCCGACGACCAGGACCAGTAACAAATCAAAGCCGATGAGTACCTCTCGTTTCACATTGATGGGACTGCCGGTCCACGCCATCGTTGCCAGAAACGCCAGCAGCAGGACAGTGAACAGCGGTGTGAACAATCGGGTCAGCACTGGCGCCATGTTTTCAACGACACTCTGCTTGGCTTCCACAAGCCACGAACCGACGATGACGGCTCCCATTGCTCCGCAAGGAATCAACCAGCCCTGCGCCAGCCAATCGGCATTGACGTCGATGGCCCTGAACATCATCAGGGTGAAGCCCGTGAGCACGCCGCCGCCGAGTCCGATGAGGACGTAATAGATGGCCAGTTCGCCGGAGAACCGGACAAAGTCCATGCGCCTTCCGACATTTGAAAACCGGCGGCTTCCGGCATACGCAAAGCCGACGGCCAACCACAGACTGATGGGAAGATGCAGGACTGTCAACGCTTCCGTGTCGCCGCCTGGCCGGAATGGAAACGCATTGGCAAAAACCGCCGCGATCGCGAACGGCACGGCCAGCCACAGGCTGCGTACGCCGTTCGACCATCCGCGCTTCCAAACGAAGTAAACCGTCAGCAGTGGCAACACGAACAGGCTGATGTTTCTCGCGTAGAACGGCCCGTCACCACCGCGAAGCCGAAGGCCGAAAAGCTCCGGTACTTTAATGGCCACCGCTGCAGCGATGGCAAGGCTCAGAACGACGAGTATCTCGCGGGAATTCCTGGCCATCCCCTCCGCTGTATCGGAAGGAAGGACCAACTGCTTCCACAATCGTTCGGAGTGTTCTCGTGCGAATTCGCGGGATAATGCGTCAAGACTCCCGATTCGCTTGACGGCAACCAGGAAAGCCTCCTCCTCCGACAAGCCGGCACTCACGAGTCCTGTCAGCAGGTCGCGCAGGTGCCCCTCCAACTCCTCCACATCGGAGCCGTTGATGGCCTGACGGCGGCGCAGATAGGCCCGCCATTGCGCAATCTGCCCCTCGATCGTCTGGTGATCGGCGCCGGTCGTCATACGGTTCGCACCTTCATCCAAATCCCCCGCAGCGTATCGTCGACGACCTCCCACTGTTTCCGCTGCACCGCAAGCTGAGCTCGGCCCTCCCTGGTGATGCGGTAGTACTTGCGCCGGCGGCCGGTGTCGGCCGCGCGCCATTTCGACGCGATATACCCCTGGCGTTCGAGCCGGTGCAGGACGGGATAGAGCATGCCGTCGGTCCACTGCAGATGGCCTCCCGACAGCTCGGCGACGCGTTTGATGATGGCGTAACCGTAACTGTCACCTTCGGCGAGAATGGCGAGCACGAGAGGAGTCGCTGAAGCGGCGACCAGGTCCTTGCTGGTTTCCATACGTAGCATCTTTATACATTGTAGTGCTATGCATGTCAATCCTCAGCCTTTTATCGTACCGCTGG
This window contains:
- a CDS encoding permease prefix domain 1-containing protein — protein: MTTGADHQTIEGQIAQWRAYLRRRQAINGSDVEELEGHLRDLLTGLVSAGLSEEEAFLVAVKRIGSLDALSREFAREHSERLWKQLVLPSDTAEGMARNSREILVVLSLAIAAAVAIKVPELFGLRLRGGDGPFYARNISLFVLPLLTVYFVWKRGWSNGVRSLWLAVPFAIAAVFANAFPFRPGGDTEALTVLHLPISLWLAVGFAYAGSRRFSNVGRRMDFVRFSGELAIYYVLIGLGGGVLTGFTLMMFRAIDVNADWLAQGWLIPCGAMGAVIVGSWLVEAKQSVVENMAPVLTRLFTPLFTVLLLAFLATMAWTGSPINVKREVLIGFDLLLVLVVGLVLYAVSARDPQAPPDLFDGLQFVLICSALAVDALALAAIAARISEFGFSPNRVAALGENLILLVNLAWSARLYLRFLRHNGPFGALERWQVAYLPVYSVWAAAVVVLFPPIFGYR
- a CDS encoding helix-turn-helix transcriptional regulator, whose translation is METSKDLVAASATPLVLAILAEGDSYGYAIIKRVAELSGGHLQWTDGMLYPVLHRLERQGYIASKWRAADTGRRRKYYRITREGRAQLAVQRKQWEVVDDTLRGIWMKVRTV